AACAACAGAGTAAAGACTCTGGCAAAGGCGGTAAAAAGCGGGCCAAGAAAATGTCGACCAAAATCGACATGACGCCCATGGTTGACCTGGCCTTCCTGCTGCTGACATTCTTTATGCTCACCACCACCTTCGCCAAGCCCAACGTGATGCAGCTCACGATGCCGGTGAAGGATAAGAACCTCAAGGACGACGAACAAACCAAAATCAAGGCGTCGCAGGCGGTTACTATTATTCTGGCCCCTGACAACAAGGTTTTTTACTTCTTCGGCCTGAACGAGCCCACCGACCCTTCGGTACCCAAGCCCGAGATTAAGGTAACCGACTTCTCGGCCAATGGCATCCGCAAGGTGCTGCTGGAGCGTCAGCACCAACAGCCCGAACCCATTATTCTGATTGAGCCCTACGTGTACGAAGGCAAAGAGGCGAAATATAAGAATATGGTTGACATTCTGGATGAGATGAACATCACCAATCAGAAGAAATACGCGCTGATTGACATCCCGAAAAAAGACATTGACCTCATTAAAACTCAGAAATTGCTATGATGGACAATGCGCAGCTGGCCAGTGCCAGCTTGAACGACATCGTATTTGAGGGGCGCAACAAGGAGTACGGCGCTTTTCAACTGCGTCGCATGTATGGGCGGCACGTAACCCGGGCGCTTATCATCGGCACGGCTTTGCTGGCGCTGCTGGTATTCATTCCGGCCTTGGCTAAGATGCTCGAAGAGCGTAAGCCCAAGGAAGTGCTGAACCTGAAAGAAAACGTGCTGATGGACGCGCCGCCCCTGGATGAAACCAAGCCGCCGCCCCCGCCGCCGCCCCCCGAGGCTCCGCCGCCCCCCCGCCCAAGCTGACGACCGTGAAGTTCACGCCGCCGGTAATTAAAAAGGACGAGGAAGTGAAAAAGGAGGAAGTACCCGACCAGGAGGAGCTGAAGGATAAAACGGTAGCGACCGTAACCGTAAAAGGTAACACGGATGCCCCCGACCTGAGCGACCTGAGCGGCGAAGGCAATAAAGTGGTCGAAGAAGTTGTAGAAAATAAAGTCTACACCTACGTCGAGCAAATGCCGGCCCTCCCCGGTGGTGGTGGCATGGGTGCCATCGTGGCAGCCATCCAGAAAAACTTCCGCTACCCGGCCGTTGACCTGCGCAACCAGGTAGAAGGCCGTGTGTTTGCCAGCTTCACCGTAGATGAGAATGGCGACGTATCGGACGTGAAAATCGTGAAAGGCCTGACTGGCACGGTTGACGCCGAAACTATCCGCTCTATCAAGGCGCTGCCGAAGTTTATCCCCGGTAAGCAGAATGGCCGGGCAGTGAAAGTATCGTTTACGGTACCAGTAACGCTGAAAATTCAATAAGCTACCTTTTGCTTGTCTTAAAGGCCCTGACTGCTTCGCAGCCAGGGCCTTTTTGCTTTTGGAGTATTGCTATGCTGCCTGGAAAATATTCTTGGCACGGTGTGGAAAAAGCATAAGCCCGGCATCAGCTTGGTAGCCGGGTGCCTCCGGTGAATATCCCTTCACTTTTCCCCTACTCTGCTATGTCTCTGCTTCCTGCATTTTTGACTGACAGCCTCGACGAGGTAGTATTTGAGGGCCGTAACCGGGCGTATGGCGCTTACCAGCTGCGGCAAGACTATCAGCAGCACCTGACCTCGGCGGGCGGCCTGACGGTGGTGCTGCTGGCGGGCCTGGTGCTGGGCTGGAATATCTGGCAGGCGCTGGCTCCGGCCCCGGTGGTAATGGTACCGCATATAGTAGCTCTTGACCCCATCATTCCGCCCATGCAGGCAACAGTGGAAAAGGCCAAGCCAGCCGTGGTAGCGCCACCCCGCCCCCATAGCATTGTGGCGCATCGGGCCCTTACGCAGCCGACGCAAGTGACCAAAGATGAGCTGGCTCCTCCCCGCCCTGCTACTACCCCGGTCGAAGCGGTAGCTGATGGCCTCACCGGGCCAGTGGTACCAGGGATAGCGGCCGACGATGCCGGTGTGGCCGGTACCGCGGGCCCGGCAAGCAGTACCACTGCCGTTGCTACTCCCGCGCCCACCGAGCCGTTTCGCTACGTCGAAAAAATGCCGGAGTTTGCCGGTGGGCAGGAAGCCTTACTGCGCTACTTGCGCAGCCACCTGCGCTACCCCGGCGCTGCCCTGGCGGCTGGCATCAGCGGGCGGGTATTTATGAGCTTCGTGGTAGGAGCTGATGGCCAGATTTCGGACGTTACCATTTTGAAAGGCTTAGGCTATGGCCTCGACGAGGAAGCCCTGCGGGTAATCTGCCAGATGCCCGCCTGGACGCCCGGCTACCAAAGCAAGCACGCTGTGCCGGTGCGCTTTACCCTGCCTATTACGTTTCAGTACCAGTAGGCGCGGCTGGTCGCCGGTACCCATAGTTAGGAGAAGCGGGGTTTTGTGCCCTTTTTTGCATTCGGAATAAGCAACCCGCGCCGGGCACCGAACAAATCGGAGCCGGGCGCGGGTTATGGTATTCTCCCACTTTCGCTACACCATGCCCCTCCCCACCACCGAAGAGCGCCTGGGCTCCCCCCAGCGAATAGTTCGCTACTTCACCCTCATCATGTCGCTGGTGTATACCGCGCTGGGCATCTGGCTTTGGCTTACTGCCCACCGGCCCACTGCGGCGGGCGCTTTGCTACCCCTGGGCCCTAAAACCCGTATGGTGCTAGGCTCCGTATTCATTCTTTATGGCCTCATTCGCTTCGTGCGCACCATTCGCACGCAGTTTCGCAAGCCCACGCCCGATGATTTTAGCTAAACCAACCTGGCGGCCCGGCCGCGCTATACTGGGAGCCCTGCTGCTCACAAGCTGCCTGCTGCCCGCCTGCCACCCCGACCGCTCGGCCGGCACCAGCGAGGACGCTACCGATACCCCTACCAGCGGCCACGTAGGCATCAGCGTCGATGAAACCTTTGCGCCCGTAATGGAATCGCAGGTCGATACATTTCAAAAACTCTATGTTGATGCGCACCTGAAAGTGACGTATCAACCCGAAGACAGCGTTTTTCTCGACCTGCTGAATGACAAGGTAAAGGCCATTGTAGTGTCGCGCGAGCTCAATGCGGACGAGAAAAAGGAGTTGGACAAGCAAAATATGCTGCCCCGCGCTACCAAAGTGGGCATTGATGGTCTGGCCATTATTTTGCACCCATCCAACCCCGACACGCTGCTCACAGTAGCCCAGTTGCGGAGCATCTTCAGCGGCCAGACGGCCCAGTGGAGTGAAGTGAGCGGCCAAAAGAAGCTAGGGGGCATCAACGTAGTATTTGATGCCAACCGCAGCAGCACCAGCCGCTTCGTGCGCGATACGCTGCTGCGCGGGGGCGCCCTGAGCCCCAAGGCTGCGGCTACGCAATCGAACCGCAAGCTTATTGAGTACGTGGCCACGCACCCAAGCGCGATTGGCATAGTGGGCGTCAACTGGATTTCGGACTTTGATGACCCCAACGTGCGCGGCTTTCTGCGGCGCATTCGGGTGGCCAGTATCACGGCCCGCCCCCACCCTACCAAAGATGACTACATCCAGCCCTACCAGGTGTACCTGGCTCCTAAACCGGCCGCGTTGCTGAAGGAACACCCGGAGCTGCAGAACTATCCGCTGCGCCGTGATATCTACGCTATCAGCCGGGAAGCGCGGGCCGGGCTTGGCTCAGGTTTTGTGTCGTTTGTAGCCGGGCAAAAGGGGCAGCTCATCTTCCAGAAATCGGGTCTGATGCCTGCGAATATGCAAGCCCGCATCGTTACCACCAACAAACGCCAGTGAACTACCTTCGCTCACTAAGCGTAGTATAAGCACCAATCTTTCACCCTAAGTTTACTTTCCCCTTCCTCCTTATGCCTTTCAAGCCCTGGAAACCGCTGCTGCTGACCGCCCTCACCGTAGGGGCCGGCGCTACGGCCGCCACCGCCCAAACTGTAGCCAGCGCTCAAAAAGCCATTGAGCTTGGCCGCTATAACGAGGCTCGTGCCGACCTGCGTGGCAACAGCAGCCCCGAAGCCAACTTCGAGCTGGGCCGCATCTACCAGATGCGCGACCTGCCCGATTCTGCTTCCTATTACTTTAACCGCGCCGCTGGCCCTACGCCCTTTGGCATGGTTGCCGAAGGCCGGGCATTGCTGGCCAAAGGCAAAGCCGGAGAGGCCGACGCCAAGTTTGATGCCGCTGCTAAAGCCACCAAAAATAAAGACGCCCGGGTGCTGACCATGATTGCGCAGGCCTACGGCGAGTCTGACGTAAAGGATATTACCAAGCCGCTTACGTACGTTAAGACGGCCGAAGCCCTCGGCAAGGGGAAAGACGACCCGGCTCTGATGGTAGCCCGCGGTGATATCTACCTCAAAACTGACCAGGGTGGCGGCGAAGCCATGAGTAGCTACGACCGGGCTATCGCAGCCAATCCCAATTACACGGAGGCTTACCTGAAGAAGGGTATCCTGAGTGTGCGCAGTCGCAACGGTGCTACTGCCAAGGAAAGCCTTGACAAAGCTATTGCTGTTGACCCCAAGTACGCCCCTGCTTACAAGGAGCTGGCCGAGATGTATTACTCAGCAGGACAGTATGATAAGGCCGTTAGCACCTTCCAGCAGTACAGGGATATGGCCGAGAAGTCGCCTAAAACCGATGCCGAATATGCTTCCTTCCTCTATCTGAGCAAGAAGTATCCGGAGTCGCTGGCAGAAGTGAATAAAGTGCTGGCCGCTGAGCCCAACAACTTTACCATGAATCGCCTCAAGGCTTTTGACCTGTATGAGACGGGCGATTATAATGGTGCGCTGGCCGCGATGGACAACTTCCTGAAAATTGCGCCACCGGAGAAGATTCTTCCCGAAGACAATGCTTACCGGAGCAAAATTCTGGTTAAGACGGGCAAGGGGAGCGATGCAATTGATGTAATGCAAAAATCCATTGCCAGCATTACCGACCCTATCAAGAAAAATGAGGCGCTGCACGAACTGGCCACGACTTATAACTCCCAGAAGCAGTATGCTAACGCTATCCGGACCTACAAGCAGATAATGGCTACGCCTTACGGCGACCTGAGCGACCAGTTCCGCCTGGGTGCTGCCTACAGCGGCAATAAGCAGTATGCGCAGGCCGACAGCGTGTATAACATCATTACCACGGCCAAGCCTACTTATGCCCCCGCTTATCAGGCCCGTGCGCAGGCCAACTTCAACCTCGACCCCGACTCGAAGAAAGGGCTGGCCAAGCCTTATTATGAGAAGTATATCGAGCTGACCAGCGCCGACCCAACCAAGTACAAGAACGGCCTGGTGGAGGCTAACAACTACCTGGGCTACTACAACCTGCAAAAGGGTGATAAGGCTGCCGCCACTCCCTACTACCAGAAGGTACTGGAGCTGGACCCAACCAACTCGGATGCAATAGGGGCCATGAAGATTATCAAAGGCGTACCGTCCCGTACTACCGCCACGAAAAAGACCACTACAACTACCGTTAAGAAGAAATAACGCGTAGCTAACCAACAAAAAGCCCGGTCACTATATAGTGACCGGGCTTTTTGTTGGTTAGGCTTTCAAACTCCTTGCGTGGCGGCCCAGCTTTCCCAGCGGGCCAGCACTGCCGTGAAGTCTTCGGGCAGCTCAGCCTCAAAGAACAGGCGCTCGCCGGTGCTGGGATGCACGAAGCCTAGTGAGCGGGCGTGCAGCGCCTGCCGGGGCATAAGGGCAAAGCAGTTCTCTACAAACGCCTTGTAGGTGCCGGTAGACTGTCCCACCCGGATGCGGTCGCCCCCGTAAATAGCGTCGCTGAATAGCGGGTGGCCGATGTGCTGCATATGCGCCCGAATCTGGTGGGTGCGCCCGGTTTCGAGGCGGCACTCCAGCAGGGTCACCGGCCCGTAGCGCTGGAGTACCCGGTAGTGGGTCACGGCGTGTTTGCCCTGGCTGCCGTCGGGGTACACGGCCTGCACTTTGCGGTCGCGCAGGCTGCGCCCGATGTGGCCGCGTACGGTGCCGGCGTCTTCATCGAACCGGCCCCAGGCCAGGGCTAGGTAGCTGCGCTCGATGGTGTGATGAAAAAACTGCTGCGACAAGTGCGTCATCGCCCACTCGGTTTTACCGATGACGAGCAGGCCGGATGTATCCTTATCGATGCGATGCACCAGACCCGGCCTTATTTCACCATTGCGGCCCGTAGGCAGGTTCTGGAGGTGGTACGCCAGCCCATTTACCAATGTTCCCTCCCAATTGCCGTACGCGGGGTGTACGACCATCCCGGCCGGCTTATTTACGATGAGCAGGTCGGCATCCTCATAGCGAATATCAAGCGCCATCTCCTGCGGCACCACTTTGCCCGTGCGCGGGGGCTCGGGCAGGGTAATAGTAATGATATCAGCCGGGCGCACCCGGTAGTTGGGCTTGGTTACCTTCCCATTTACCTGTACTGCCTCCGCCCGAATAGCATCCTGAATCTTGGTGCGCGAGGCATTCGCCAGGCGGTTGAGCAGGAACTTATCGAGGCGCAGCAGTTCCTGCCCCCGGTCAGCCACGATGCGGTGGTGCTCATACAGCTCATCGCCCTCTCCTA
The sequence above is drawn from the Hymenobacter baengnokdamensis genome and encodes:
- a CDS encoding energy transducer TonB; the encoded protein is MSLLPAFLTDSLDEVVFEGRNRAYGAYQLRQDYQQHLTSAGGLTVVLLAGLVLGWNIWQALAPAPVVMVPHIVALDPIIPPMQATVEKAKPAVVAPPRPHSIVAHRALTQPTQVTKDELAPPRPATTPVEAVADGLTGPVVPGIAADDAGVAGTAGPASSTTAVATPAPTEPFRYVEKMPEFAGGQEALLRYLRSHLRYPGAALAAGISGRVFMSFVVGADGQISDVTILKGLGYGLDEEALRVICQMPAWTPGYQSKHAVPVRFTLPITFQYQ
- a CDS encoding PstS family phosphate ABC transporter substrate-binding protein, with translation MILAKPTWRPGRAILGALLLTSCLLPACHPDRSAGTSEDATDTPTSGHVGISVDETFAPVMESQVDTFQKLYVDAHLKVTYQPEDSVFLDLLNDKVKAIVVSRELNADEKKELDKQNMLPRATKVGIDGLAIILHPSNPDTLLTVAQLRSIFSGQTAQWSEVSGQKKLGGINVVFDANRSSTSRFVRDTLLRGGALSPKAAATQSNRKLIEYVATHPSAIGIVGVNWISDFDDPNVRGFLRRIRVASITARPHPTKDDYIQPYQVYLAPKPAALLKEHPELQNYPLRRDIYAISREARAGLGSGFVSFVAGQKGQLIFQKSGLMPANMQARIVTTNKRQ
- a CDS encoding RluA family pseudouridine synthase; translated protein: MEYFPESSLDPVRNEPDLEADEVGEGDELYEHHRIVADRGQELLRLDKFLLNRLANASRTKIQDAIRAEAVQVNGKVTKPNYRVRPADIITITLPEPPRTGKVVPQEMALDIRYEDADLLIVNKPAGMVVHPAYGNWEGTLVNGLAYHLQNLPTGRNGEIRPGLVHRIDKDTSGLLVIGKTEWAMTHLSQQFFHHTIERSYLALAWGRFDEDAGTVRGHIGRSLRDRKVQAVYPDGSQGKHAVTHYRVLQRYGPVTLLECRLETGRTHQIRAHMQHIGHPLFSDAIYGGDRIRVGQSTGTYKAFVENCFALMPRQALHARSLGFVHPSTGERLFFEAELPEDFTAVLARWESWAATQGV
- a CDS encoding energy transducer TonB, yielding MKFTPPVIKKDEEVKKEEVPDQEELKDKTVATVTVKGNTDAPDLSDLSGEGNKVVEEVVENKVYTYVEQMPALPGGGGMGAIVAAIQKNFRYPAVDLRNQVEGRVFASFTVDENGDVSDVKIVKGLTGTVDAETIRSIKALPKFIPGKQNGRAVKVSFTVPVTLKIQ
- a CDS encoding tetratricopeptide repeat protein, whose product is MPFKPWKPLLLTALTVGAGATAATAQTVASAQKAIELGRYNEARADLRGNSSPEANFELGRIYQMRDLPDSASYYFNRAAGPTPFGMVAEGRALLAKGKAGEADAKFDAAAKATKNKDARVLTMIAQAYGESDVKDITKPLTYVKTAEALGKGKDDPALMVARGDIYLKTDQGGGEAMSSYDRAIAANPNYTEAYLKKGILSVRSRNGATAKESLDKAIAVDPKYAPAYKELAEMYYSAGQYDKAVSTFQQYRDMAEKSPKTDAEYASFLYLSKKYPESLAEVNKVLAAEPNNFTMNRLKAFDLYETGDYNGALAAMDNFLKIAPPEKILPEDNAYRSKILVKTGKGSDAIDVMQKSIASITDPIKKNEALHELATTYNSQKQYANAIRTYKQIMATPYGDLSDQFRLGAAYSGNKQYAQADSVYNIITTAKPTYAPAYQARAQANFNLDPDSKKGLAKPYYEKYIELTSADPTKYKNGLVEANNYLGYYNLQKGDKAAATPYYQKVLELDPTNSDAIGAMKIIKGVPSRTTATKKTTTTTVKKK
- a CDS encoding ExbD/TolR family protein; translation: MAEIQQQSKDSGKGGKKRAKKMSTKIDMTPMVDLAFLLLTFFMLTTTFAKPNVMQLTMPVKDKNLKDDEQTKIKASQAVTIILAPDNKVFYFFGLNEPTDPSVPKPEIKVTDFSANGIRKVLLERQHQQPEPIILIEPYVYEGKEAKYKNMVDILDEMNITNQKKYALIDIPKKDIDLIKTQKLL